From a region of the Thermus caldilimi genome:
- the pnp gene encoding polyribonucleotide nucleotidyltransferase, with protein MPEATPNTPQAHRYETQVAGRPLVLETGKYAKQASGSVLARYGDTVVLATAQASEEPIEADFLPLTVEFEERHYAVGKIPGSFMRREGRPGEKAILSARMTDRPIRPLFPKGFRHEVQVIVTVLSADQKNPPDILGPTAASAALMLSDIPWEGPVAAVRVGLIGGQFVLNPTLQGLEESTLDLVVAGSRDAILMVEAGAGEVDEETLVQALEFAHREMQPILDLQEAMAQALGKPKMAWTPPETLSEEEKEAFYRLALERGLSAVLQTASKGERSRALEAFAEALILEALPRLEDGTPDESKKPLYESAFDEVVRKELRRLVLEESKRADGRGPKDLRPIWIEVDVLPRAHGSAVFTRGETQVLGTVTLGTGRDEQIIDDLGIDETEKFLVHYNFPPFSTGEVKRLRGVSRREVGHGNLAKRALKAVLPPEEAFPYTIRVVGDVLESNGSSSMATVCAGSLALMDAGVPVRAPVAGVAMGLVWEGERAVILTDILGLEDALGDMDFKVAGTRKGVTALQMDNKVGGLPREVLKEALMQAREARMKILDLMESVLPTPRPELKPFAPRILTLKVPVEKIGLVIGPGGKNVRALEELGVEVDIEEDGTVRIYSSDMEAAQKAKKRIEELTMEAKVGEIYEGTVTKITPFGAFVSLFPGTEGLLHISQIAPGRVERVEDHLKVGDVIKVKVHRIDERGKIDLIRPELEGKIPPRRRS; from the coding sequence ATGCCGGAAGCCACACCCAACACCCCACAGGCCCATAGGTACGAAACCCAGGTGGCTGGCCGCCCCCTGGTGTTGGAGACGGGGAAATACGCCAAGCAGGCCTCGGGCTCGGTCCTGGCGCGCTACGGCGACACCGTGGTCCTGGCCACCGCCCAAGCCTCGGAGGAGCCTATAGAGGCGGACTTCCTTCCCCTCACCGTGGAGTTTGAGGAGCGGCACTATGCGGTGGGCAAGATCCCGGGAAGCTTCATGCGCCGGGAAGGCCGCCCAGGGGAAAAGGCCATCCTCTCCGCCCGCATGACCGACCGGCCCATCCGCCCCCTCTTCCCCAAGGGGTTCCGGCACGAGGTGCAGGTGATCGTCACCGTGCTCTCCGCGGACCAGAAGAACCCCCCGGACATCCTGGGGCCCACGGCGGCCAGCGCCGCCCTCATGCTCTCGGACATTCCCTGGGAAGGCCCGGTGGCCGCGGTGCGGGTGGGGCTCATCGGGGGGCAGTTTGTCCTGAACCCCACCCTGCAGGGGCTGGAGGAGAGCACCCTGGACCTGGTGGTGGCGGGAAGCCGGGATGCCATCCTCATGGTGGAGGCCGGGGCAGGAGAGGTGGACGAGGAAACCCTGGTCCAGGCCCTGGAGTTCGCCCACCGGGAGATGCAACCCATCCTGGACCTGCAGGAGGCCATGGCCCAGGCCTTGGGCAAGCCCAAGATGGCCTGGACCCCACCGGAGACCCTCAGTGAAGAGGAAAAGGAAGCCTTCTACCGCTTGGCCCTGGAGCGAGGGCTTTCCGCCGTCTTGCAGACCGCCAGCAAGGGGGAAAGGAGCCGGGCCCTCGAGGCCTTCGCGGAAGCGCTGATCCTCGAGGCCCTGCCCAGGCTGGAGGACGGCACCCCGGACGAGAGCAAAAAACCTCTTTACGAAAGCGCCTTTGACGAGGTGGTGCGCAAAGAGCTCAGGCGCCTCGTGCTGGAGGAAAGCAAGCGGGCAGACGGCCGGGGTCCCAAAGACCTCCGCCCCATCTGGATCGAGGTGGACGTCCTACCCCGCGCCCATGGCTCCGCCGTCTTCACCCGAGGGGAAACCCAGGTGCTGGGCACCGTCACCCTGGGCACGGGCCGGGACGAGCAGATCATCGACGACCTGGGGATTGACGAAACGGAAAAGTTCCTGGTGCACTACAACTTCCCTCCCTTCTCCACCGGGGAGGTCAAGCGCCTGAGGGGGGTTTCCCGCCGGGAGGTGGGGCACGGCAACCTGGCCAAGCGGGCCCTTAAGGCGGTCCTGCCTCCCGAGGAGGCCTTCCCCTACACCATCCGCGTGGTGGGGGACGTGCTGGAGTCCAACGGCTCTAGCTCCATGGCCACGGTCTGCGCGGGCTCCCTGGCCCTGATGGACGCCGGCGTGCCCGTCCGCGCCCCCGTGGCCGGGGTGGCCATGGGCCTGGTGTGGGAAGGGGAGCGGGCGGTGATCCTTACCGACATCCTGGGGCTTGAGGACGCCCTGGGGGACATGGACTTCAAAGTGGCGGGCACCCGAAAAGGGGTCACCGCCCTGCAGATGGACAACAAGGTGGGCGGGCTTCCCCGGGAAGTGCTGAAGGAAGCCCTTATGCAGGCCCGTGAGGCCCGCATGAAAATCCTGGACCTCATGGAAAGCGTCCTCCCCACCCCGCGCCCCGAGCTCAAGCCCTTCGCCCCCCGCATCCTCACCCTGAAGGTGCCGGTGGAGAAGATCGGCCTCGTCATCGGTCCTGGGGGCAAGAACGTCCGCGCCCTCGAGGAGCTCGGGGTGGAAGTGGACATCGAAGAGGACGGAACGGTGCGCATCTACTCCAGCGACATGGAGGCCGCCCAAAAGGCCAAGAAGCGCATAGAGGAGCTCACCATGGAGGCCAAGGTGGGCGAGATCTACGAGGGCACCGTGACCAAGATCACCCCCTTTGGCGCCTTCGTGAGCCTGTTCCCCGGCACCGAAGGGCTCCTCCACATCAGCCAGATCGCCCCCGGCCGGGTGGAGCGGGTGGAGGACCATTTAAAGGTGGGGGACGTGATCAAGGTCAAGGTGCACCGCATCGACGAGCGGGGGAAGATCGACCTGATCCGGCCCGAGCTGGAGGGCAAGATCCCCCCCAGGCGGCGCAGCTAG
- the rpsO gene encoding 30S ribosomal protein S15 — protein sequence MPISKEEKQKVIQEFARFPGDTGSTEVQVALLTLRINRLSEHLKVHKHDHHSHRGLLMLVGQRRRLLRYLEREDPERYQALVEKLGLRK from the coding sequence ATGCCCATCAGCAAAGAGGAAAAGCAAAAGGTCATACAGGAGTTCGCCCGCTTCCCCGGGGACACGGGGAGCACCGAGGTGCAGGTGGCTTTACTCACCTTGCGCATCAACCGGCTTTCCGAGCACCTCAAGGTCCACAAGCACGATCACCATTCCCACCGTGGCCTTCTCATGCTGGTGGGACAAAGGCGCAGGCTTCTCCGCTACCTGGAGCGGGAAGACCCCGAGCGCTACCAGGCCCTGGTTGAGAAGCTGGGCCTCAGGAAGTAA
- a CDS encoding MFS transporter produces MKLPPLVYLLGLVSFLMDVASEMVYPLLPLFLASLGAGAGAIGLVEGVAEATASLFKVVGGRISDRVGRRKPLLLAGYGLPASLRPILALASSPWHVLLYRFLDRLGKGLRTAPRDALLAESVDKSALGRAYGLHRGLDTLGATVGPFLAFLLLPHVGVRGVFWLSAIPAFLAVLALLWIREARRVRVATDPLPPLRLGYLKTLPAAYRRFLLVSSIFALALSSNAFLLLRLKDLGLPQEQVTLAYTGYNFLYALLSYPLGGLADRVGLRRVVALGFALYATVYLGFAWAETAFWGVALLLLYALYSAAFEGASRAYLATLIPQEAKATAIGLYHTVVGILLLPASLIFGFLWQSYGPELAFGMGAGLALLALLLFLLDGRRARP; encoded by the coding sequence ATGAAACTTCCTCCTTTGGTTTACCTTTTGGGGCTGGTCAGCTTCCTGATGGATGTGGCCAGCGAGATGGTCTACCCGCTTTTGCCCCTATTCCTCGCCAGCCTGGGCGCAGGAGCCGGGGCCATCGGTTTGGTAGAGGGAGTGGCCGAGGCCACCGCCAGCCTCTTCAAGGTGGTGGGGGGAAGGATTTCGGATCGGGTAGGCCGCCGGAAGCCCCTCCTGCTTGCGGGCTATGGCCTTCCCGCTTCTTTAAGACCCATCCTGGCCTTAGCCTCGAGCCCCTGGCACGTCCTCCTCTACCGCTTCCTGGACCGGCTTGGCAAAGGCTTGCGCACCGCACCCCGGGATGCCCTTCTGGCGGAAAGCGTGGACAAAAGCGCTCTGGGACGGGCCTACGGCCTTCACCGGGGCCTGGACACCCTGGGGGCCACCGTGGGGCCCTTTCTGGCCTTCCTTCTCCTGCCCCACGTGGGAGTGCGGGGCGTGTTTTGGCTTTCCGCCATTCCCGCCTTTCTGGCCGTGCTGGCGCTCCTTTGGATCCGGGAAGCCAGAAGGGTAAGGGTAGCCACGGACCCCCTTCCACCCCTTCGGCTTGGCTACCTAAAGACCCTCCCTGCCGCTTACCGGCGCTTCCTTCTGGTTTCCAGCATCTTTGCCCTCGCCCTTTCCTCCAACGCCTTCCTTCTCCTTCGGCTCAAGGACCTAGGCCTCCCGCAGGAGCAAGTCACCCTGGCCTACACCGGCTACAACTTCCTCTATGCCCTTTTGTCCTACCCCCTGGGTGGGCTTGCGGACCGGGTGGGGTTGAGGCGGGTGGTGGCCTTGGGATTTGCCCTTTACGCCACGGTCTACCTGGGTTTCGCCTGGGCTGAGACGGCGTTTTGGGGCGTGGCCCTTCTGCTTCTTTACGCCCTGTACTCGGCGGCCTTTGAAGGGGCAAGCCGGGCCTACCTGGCCACCCTGATACCCCAGGAAGCCAAGGCCACCGCCATCGGCCTCTACCACACGGTGGTGGGGATTCTGCTCCTTCCAGCCAGTTTGATCTTCGGTTTTCTCTGGCAAAGTTATGGGCCTGAGCTGGCCTTCGGCATGGGGGCGGGTCTGGCCCTTTTGGCTCTCCTGCTTTTCCTGCTTGACGGAAGGAGGGCTAGGCCCTAA
- a CDS encoding b(o/a)3-type cytochrome-c oxidase subunit 1: MAVRTSDISRVYEAYPEKKATLYFLVLGFIAVIIGSLFGPFQALNYGNVDAYPLLKRLLPFVQSYYQGLTLHGVLNAIVFTQLFAQAVMVYLPARELNMRPNMGLMWFSWWMAFVGLVMAALPLLANEATVLYTFYPPLQGHWAFYLGASVFVLSSWVSIYLVLDLWRRWKARNPGKVTPLATYMAVVFWLMWFIASIGLVLEAVLFLLPWSFGLIKGVDPLIARTLFWWTGHPIVYFWLLPAYAIIYTVLPKQAGGKLVSDPMARLAFLLFLLLSTPVGFHHQFADPGIDPTWKMIHSVLTMFVAVPSLMTAFTIAASLEFAGRMRGGKGLFGWIKALPWDNPAFVAPVLGLIGFIPGGAGGLVNASFTLDYVVHNTVWIPGHFHLQVASLVTLTGMGSLWWLIPNLTGKPISDAQRRLGLAVVWLWFIGMMIMAIGLHWQGLLNVPRRAYISQVPDAYTYTAIPMVLNIIAGIVLLVALLLFIYGLFSVLLGRERKAELAEAPVPFAEVISGPEDRPLVQAMDRIGFWFLVAVILVLLAYGPTLVQLFSNLNPVPGMRLW, encoded by the coding sequence ATGGCGGTGCGCACATCCGACATCAGCCGGGTCTACGAGGCCTATCCAGAGAAGAAGGCCACCCTCTACTTCCTGGTCTTGGGCTTCATTGCCGTAATCATCGGGAGCCTCTTCGGCCCCTTCCAGGCGCTGAACTACGGCAATGTGGACGCCTACCCCCTGCTCAAGCGCCTGCTGCCCTTTGTCCAGTCCTACTACCAGGGCCTCACCCTGCACGGGGTGCTGAACGCCATCGTGTTCACCCAGCTCTTCGCCCAAGCGGTAATGGTTTATCTGCCCGCCCGAGAGCTCAACATGCGGCCCAACATGGGCCTCATGTGGTTCTCCTGGTGGATGGCCTTCGTCGGTCTGGTCATGGCCGCCTTGCCCCTTCTGGCCAACGAGGCCACGGTGCTCTACACCTTCTACCCTCCCCTCCAAGGCCACTGGGCCTTCTACCTGGGGGCTAGCGTCTTCGTCCTCTCCAGCTGGGTGAGCATCTACCTGGTCCTGGACCTCTGGCGGCGCTGGAAGGCGCGAAACCCCGGCAAGGTGACCCCTCTTGCCACCTACATGGCCGTGGTCTTCTGGCTCATGTGGTTCATCGCCTCCATCGGGTTGGTATTGGAGGCGGTCCTCTTCCTCCTGCCCTGGTCCTTTGGCCTTATCAAGGGGGTGGACCCGCTCATCGCCCGCACCCTCTTCTGGTGGACGGGCCACCCCATCGTCTACTTCTGGCTCCTCCCCGCCTACGCCATCATCTACACCGTGTTGCCCAAGCAGGCAGGGGGCAAGCTGGTTTCCGACCCCATGGCCCGCCTGGCCTTCCTCCTCTTCCTCCTGCTCTCCACGCCGGTGGGCTTCCACCACCAGTTCGCTGACCCGGGCATCGACCCCACCTGGAAGATGATCCACTCCGTCCTCACCATGTTCGTGGCCGTTCCCAGCCTGATGACCGCCTTTACCATTGCGGCCAGCCTGGAGTTTGCGGGAAGGATGCGGGGGGGTAAGGGTCTCTTCGGCTGGATCAAGGCCCTGCCCTGGGACAACCCCGCCTTCGTGGCCCCGGTCTTGGGACTGATCGGCTTCATCCCCGGAGGGGCCGGCGGTCTGGTGAACGCCAGCTTCACCCTGGACTACGTTGTCCACAACACGGTCTGGATCCCAGGCCACTTCCACCTGCAGGTGGCCAGCCTGGTGACCCTCACGGGCATGGGCTCCTTGTGGTGGCTCATCCCCAACCTCACGGGCAAGCCCATCTCCGACGCCCAGAGGCGGCTCGGGCTGGCGGTGGTCTGGCTCTGGTTCATCGGCATGATGATCATGGCCATTGGCCTCCACTGGCAAGGCCTTCTCAACGTGCCCCGCAGGGCCTACATCTCCCAGGTGCCGGACGCCTACACCTATACGGCCATTCCCATGGTCCTGAACATCATCGCCGGCATCGTCTTGCTGGTAGCCCTGCTCCTTTTCATCTACGGCCTCTTCAGCGTCCTCCTGGGCCGGGAACGCAAGGCAGAGCTGGCCGAGGCTCCGGTACCCTTCGCCGAGGTCATCTCCGGACCCGAGGACCGTCCCCTGGTCCAGGCCATGGACCGCATCGGGTTCTGGTTCCTGGTGGCGGTGATCCTGGTGCTTCTGGCCTATGGCCCCACCCTGGTCCAGCTCTTCAGCAACCTGAACCCGGTGCCGGGGATGCGCCTCTGGTAG
- a CDS encoding cupredoxin domain-containing protein produces the protein MVDEHKAHKAILAYEKGWLAFSLVMLVVFIALIAYTLATHSAGVIPAGKLEHVDPTKVRTEGPWADPGQAIVQTGPNQYTVYALAFAFGYQPNPIEVPKGAEIIFKITSPDVIHGFHVEGTNINVEVLPGEVSTVRYTFKKAGEYRIICNQYCGIGHQNMFGKIVVKE, from the coding sequence ATGGTGGACGAGCACAAGGCCCACAAAGCGATCCTTGCCTACGAGAAGGGGTGGCTGGCCTTCTCCTTGGTCATGCTGGTGGTTTTCATCGCCCTCATCGCCTACACCCTGGCCACCCACAGCGCCGGGGTTATCCCTGCGGGCAAACTGGAGCATGTAGATCCCACGAAGGTGCGCACCGAAGGCCCCTGGGCCGATCCCGGTCAGGCAATAGTGCAGACCGGTCCCAACCAGTACACGGTTTATGCCCTGGCCTTCGCCTTCGGCTATCAGCCCAACCCCATAGAAGTGCCTAAGGGAGCTGAAATCATCTTCAAAATAACTAGCCCCGACGTCATTCACGGCTTCCACGTGGAGGGCACCAACATCAACGTGGAGGTGCTCCCCGGGGAGGTGTCCACTGTGCGCTACACCTTCAAGAAGGCGGGCGAATACCGCATCATCTGCAATCAATACTGCGGCATAGGCCACCAGAACATGTTCGGCAAGATCGTGGTAAAGGAGTGA
- a CDS encoding cytochrome c oxidase subunit 2A, whose protein sequence is MEEKPVGAMGVIVVLTLTILVFWLGVYAIFFARG, encoded by the coding sequence ATGGAGGAAAAACCGGTCGGTGCAATGGGAGTGATAGTGGTTCTTACCCTCACCATCCTCGTCTTCTGGCTGGGGGTATACGCCATCTTTTTCGCTAGGGGGTAG
- the mglA gene encoding GTPase MglA, with amino-acid sequence MSTINFANREINFKIVYYGPGLSGKTTNLKWIYSRIPEGRKGEMVSLATEDERTLFFDFLPLELGEVKGFKTRFHLYTVPGQVFYNASRKLILRGVDGIVFVADSAPNRLRANAESMRNMRENLAEYGLKVEDIPVVLQVNKRDLPDALPVEMIQAVVDPEGRFPAFEAVATEGRGVFETLKEVSRQVLARVGST; translated from the coding sequence ATGAGCACCATCAACTTCGCCAACCGCGAGATCAACTTCAAAATCGTGTACTACGGCCCGGGGCTCTCCGGAAAGACTACCAATCTAAAGTGGATTTATAGCCGAATCCCCGAAGGCCGTAAGGGGGAGATGGTCTCCCTGGCCACCGAGGATGAGCGCACCCTCTTCTTCGACTTCCTCCCCCTGGAGCTGGGCGAGGTCAAGGGTTTCAAAACCCGCTTCCACCTCTACACCGTCCCCGGCCAGGTCTTCTACAACGCCAGCCGCAAGCTCATCCTTAGGGGCGTAGACGGCATCGTCTTCGTGGCCGACTCCGCGCCCAACCGCCTTAGGGCCAACGCGGAGAGTATGCGCAACATGCGGGAGAACCTGGCGGAGTACGGCCTAAAAGTGGAGGATATCCCTGTGGTGCTCCAGGTGAACAAGCGGGACCTACCCGATGCCCTGCCCGTGGAGATGATCCAGGCGGTGGTGGACCCCGAAGGACGCTTCCCCGCCTTTGAGGCCGTGGCCACAGAGGGAAGAGGGGTATTTGAAACCCTGAAGGAGGTGAGCCGCCAGGTGCTGGCCCGAGTGGGAAGCACTTAA
- the mglB gene encoding GTPase-activating protein MglB, with translation MVEPSLVLYGTLYQRAMDVLQETLQETGARYALFIDRKGFVLAHKEALWAPKPPPLDSLATLVAGNAAATQALAKLLGEVRFQEVVHQGEHTGLYVDEVGEVALLVLVFDENAPLGKIKLHGKRAAETLARLAEEALANPPKLNLDTQYREEAKALLDELFGN, from the coding sequence ATGGTGGAACCTTCCCTGGTCCTCTACGGGACCCTGTACCAGCGGGCCATGGACGTGCTGCAGGAAACCCTGCAGGAAACCGGGGCCCGCTATGCCCTCTTCATTGACCGCAAGGGATTCGTCCTGGCCCACAAGGAGGCCCTCTGGGCCCCCAAGCCCCCGCCCCTGGACTCCCTGGCCACCCTGGTGGCGGGAAACGCCGCCGCCACCCAAGCCCTGGCCAAGCTGCTGGGAGAGGTACGCTTCCAAGAGGTGGTGCACCAAGGGGAACACACGGGGCTTTATGTGGACGAGGTCGGTGAGGTGGCCCTCCTGGTCCTGGTCTTTGACGAGAACGCTCCCTTGGGCAAGATCAAGCTCCACGGGAAGCGGGCGGCGGAAACCCTGGCCCGCCTGGCCGAGGAAGCCCTGGCCAACCCACCCAAATTGAACCTGGACACCCAGTACCGCGAGGAGGCCAAAGCCCTGCTGGACGAACTCTTTGGCAACTAG
- a CDS encoding M20/M25/M40 family metallo-hydrolase gives MRSFLEEARALLEELVALPTVSAEGRALEEGAAKVAEVLRDLGLEAELHRGYGPPVVYAEGGEGERVLLFYNHYDVQPPDPLELWETEPFRLVERDGLWFGRGTHDDKGELVARVMALRLFREKHGFLPRVKFVVEGEEEVGSPHLADYVRDKKDLLKSGAIVWEAGGVDAKGRPYLYAGLKGIVALELRVRTAAFDLHSSYGAVVENPIYRLSRAIVSLRDEEGRVLIPGFYDRVRPLSPKEMEVLAEIPDESEALKEAFGVRDFLGGARNLEFNQRLYAEPCVNVNGFHSGYGGPGSKTVLPAEALAKLDFRLVPDQDPEEIPELLRRYLEAQGFHDVEVVVLEKGEHPARSDLSHPFVGLARRALEEAFGAKAVLYPNMAGSGPMHPFLHHLRAPAVGLGVGYPGSRVHSPNEHIRIRDFERGTLALLRLLELYFLGS, from the coding sequence ATGAGGTCGTTTCTGGAAGAGGCCAGGGCGCTATTGGAGGAGCTGGTAGCTTTGCCCACGGTGAGCGCCGAGGGAAGAGCCCTCGAGGAGGGTGCGGCCAAGGTGGCCGAGGTGCTTCGGGACCTAGGCCTTGAGGCGGAGCTCCATCGGGGTTATGGGCCCCCGGTGGTCTACGCCGAGGGGGGTGAGGGGGAAAGGGTCCTTTTGTTTTACAACCACTACGATGTTCAGCCCCCCGATCCCTTGGAGTTATGGGAAACCGAGCCCTTTCGCCTGGTGGAACGCGACGGCCTCTGGTTTGGCCGGGGTACCCATGACGACAAGGGGGAGCTGGTGGCCAGGGTTATGGCCCTGCGCTTGTTCCGGGAAAAGCATGGTTTTCTTCCCCGGGTGAAGTTCGTGGTGGAGGGGGAGGAGGAGGTGGGAAGCCCCCACCTCGCGGACTACGTCAGGGACAAAAAGGACCTCCTGAAGTCCGGGGCCATCGTCTGGGAGGCAGGGGGGGTGGACGCCAAGGGGCGCCCCTACCTGTATGCGGGCCTCAAGGGCATCGTGGCCCTCGAGCTTCGGGTGCGCACCGCTGCCTTTGACCTGCACTCCTCCTACGGGGCGGTGGTGGAGAACCCCATCTACCGCCTGAGCCGGGCCATCGTCAGCCTTAGGGATGAAGAGGGGAGGGTCCTCATCCCGGGCTTTTACGACCGGGTCCGTCCCCTTTCGCCCAAGGAGATGGAGGTGCTGGCGGAGATCCCCGATGAGTCGGAGGCGCTGAAGGAAGCCTTCGGCGTGCGGGACTTCCTGGGCGGGGCCAGGAACCTGGAGTTCAACCAGCGCCTTTATGCGGAGCCCTGCGTCAACGTAAACGGTTTCCACTCGGGCTACGGGGGCCCGGGTTCCAAGACCGTGCTGCCGGCGGAGGCCCTTGCCAAGCTGGACTTCCGCCTGGTACCCGACCAGGATCCGGAGGAGATCCCAGAGCTTTTGAGGCGGTACCTTGAGGCCCAAGGCTTCCACGATGTGGAAGTGGTGGTCCTGGAGAAGGGAGAGCACCCGGCACGCTCGGATCTTTCTCATCCCTTTGTGGGCCTTGCCCGGAGGGCGTTAGAGGAGGCCTTTGGGGCGAAGGCGGTGCTTTACCCCAACATGGCGGGGTCCGGTCCCATGCATCCTTTTCTGCACCACCTAAGAGCCCCGGCGGTGGGATTGGGGGTAGGGTATCCGGGAAGCCGGGTGCATAGCCCTAACGAGCACATCCGCATCCGGGATTTTGAGCGGGGCACCCTGGCCCTACTCCGGCTTCTTGAGCTTTACTTTCTCGGAAGCTAG
- a CDS encoding alpha/beta hydrolase family protein — MPWLLGVLLLGVGLAQPLTLPDLWERAYGEGGFRVERVLERNPRFTRVLFSYLSDGLRVYGFANLPLGQGPFPVVVVLHGYVEPSRYRTLAYTTPYADFLAEAGYLVLHPNYRGHPPSEGRPAMGLRHVYAVDVLNLLAEVRKGVLPQADGRCIGLFGHSMGGGIAQLVALVDPRLKGVVLYGSMSGDERRNLERIRYWSGGTRGRELLTLPPKTLEEASAWTYLDRLSVPFSVHHGTQDAQVPPEWSWELCRRLKSLGKPVECFSYPAGHLFRGPVDRAFRQRVLAFFGRVLR; from the coding sequence ATGCCCTGGCTCCTGGGCGTGCTCCTCCTGGGGGTGGGCCTGGCCCAGCCCCTCACCCTGCCCGACCTCTGGGAGAGGGCTTATGGGGAGGGGGGGTTCCGGGTGGAACGGGTCTTGGAGAGAAACCCCCGTTTCACCCGGGTGCTTTTCTCCTATCTTTCCGATGGGCTTCGGGTGTACGGATTTGCCAACCTGCCTTTGGGCCAGGGGCCCTTTCCCGTGGTGGTGGTGCTTCACGGGTATGTGGAGCCGAGCCGCTACCGGACCCTGGCCTACACCACTCCCTACGCCGACTTTTTGGCGGAGGCAGGGTACCTGGTCCTTCACCCCAACTACCGGGGCCACCCCCCCTCGGAGGGGAGGCCCGCCATGGGCCTGCGCCACGTCTATGCGGTGGATGTGCTGAACCTGCTGGCCGAGGTGCGCAAGGGCGTCCTGCCCCAGGCGGATGGGCGGTGCATCGGCCTCTTCGGCCACTCCATGGGTGGGGGGATTGCCCAGCTGGTGGCCCTGGTGGATCCCCGCCTGAAGGGCGTGGTGCTTTACGGGAGCATGAGCGGGGACGAGAGGCGGAATCTGGAGCGAATCCGCTACTGGTCGGGGGGTACTCGAGGCCGGGAGCTTCTCACCCTTCCTCCCAAAACCCTGGAGGAGGCTTCCGCCTGGACCTACCTGGACAGGCTTTCCGTGCCCTTCAGCGTCCACCACGGGACCCAAGACGCCCAGGTGCCCCCGGAGTGGTCATGGGAGCTTTGCCGCAGGCTTAAGTCCTTGGGGAAGCCGGTGGAATGCTTTAGCTACCCGGCGGGCCACCTCTTCCGCGGTCCGGTGGACCGGGCGTTCCGGCAAAGGGTCCTGGCCTTTTTCGGGCGGGTCTTGCGGTAA
- a CDS encoding quinate 5-dehydrogenase: MAKHVVSVSLGASRRDSVVQVELLGEEVVLERRGTDGDFQKALRLIAELDGKVDAIGLGGIDLYLWAGGRRYTIRDAKRLKEAARKTLVVDGSGLKHTLERRAVAQLAELIDWKDTKVLLPSAVDRFGLAEALHEAGAKVLYGDFIFALGLPIPLYSLSFLQKLAFVLLPVLTQLPFQLLYPTGEKQEKRAVDWRSRYYTWADLVAGDWHYIKRHMPDEMRGKVVLTNTTTEEDVAFLRKRGVKRLITTTPRLNGRSFGTNVMEALLVALAGRELGEEEYLRYIDLLGLRPQVLDLQEEA, translated from the coding sequence GTGGCCAAGCACGTGGTTTCCGTGTCCCTGGGGGCTAGCCGTCGGGACTCCGTGGTCCAGGTGGAGCTCCTTGGGGAGGAAGTGGTGTTGGAAAGGCGGGGCACGGATGGGGACTTCCAGAAAGCCTTGCGCCTCATTGCTGAGCTGGATGGAAAGGTGGACGCCATCGGCCTCGGGGGCATTGACCTCTACCTTTGGGCAGGGGGGCGGCGCTACACCATCCGGGATGCCAAAAGGCTTAAGGAGGCGGCCCGTAAAACCCTGGTGGTGGATGGCTCGGGCCTCAAGCACACCCTGGAGCGCCGGGCGGTGGCCCAGCTGGCGGAGCTGATAGACTGGAAGGATACTAAGGTGCTTCTGCCCTCCGCCGTGGACCGCTTCGGCCTGGCCGAGGCCTTGCACGAGGCCGGGGCCAAGGTTCTTTACGGGGACTTCATCTTTGCCCTGGGTTTACCCATACCCCTTTACTCCCTCTCCTTCCTGCAGAAACTGGCCTTCGTCCTCCTCCCGGTACTTACCCAGCTTCCTTTCCAGCTCCTTTACCCCACGGGGGAAAAGCAGGAGAAGCGGGCGGTGGACTGGCGAAGCCGCTACTACACCTGGGCGGACCTGGTGGCGGGGGACTGGCACTACATCAAGCGGCACATGCCCGACGAGATGCGGGGGAAGGTGGTGCTCACCAACACCACCACGGAGGAGGACGTGGCCTTTTTGCGGAAGAGGGGGGTGAAACGCCTCATCACCACCACCCCTCGCTTGAACGGGCGAAGCTTTGGCACCAATGTCATGGAGGCCCTTTTGGTGGCCCTGGCCGGGCGGGAGCTTGGGGAAGAGGAGTACCTCCGGTATATTGACCTCTTAGGGCTTAGGCCCCAGGTCCTGGACCTACAGGAGGAAGCATGA
- the efp gene encoding elongation factor P, whose protein sequence is MISVTDLRPGTKVKMEGGLWECVEYQHQKIGRGGAKVVAKFKNLETGATIERTFNSGEKLEDIYVETRELQYLYQEGDDLVFMDLETYEQFHLPKDQVEAARFLKEGMTVLGDMYEGRPLKITPPTVVELKVVDTPPGVRGDTVSGGSKPATLETGAVVQVPLFVEPGEVIKVDTRTGQYVGRA, encoded by the coding sequence ATGATCAGCGTGACCGACCTTAGACCCGGAACCAAGGTGAAGATGGAGGGCGGCCTTTGGGAGTGCGTGGAGTACCAGCACCAGAAGATCGGCCGCGGGGGGGCCAAGGTGGTGGCCAAGTTCAAGAACCTGGAGACGGGAGCTACCATTGAGCGCACCTTTAACTCCGGGGAGAAGCTGGAAGACATCTACGTGGAAACCCGGGAGCTCCAGTACCTGTACCAGGAGGGGGACGACCTGGTCTTCATGGACCTGGAGACCTACGAGCAGTTCCACCTGCCCAAGGATCAGGTGGAGGCGGCCCGGTTTCTCAAGGAGGGCATGACCGTTCTGGGGGATATGTACGAGGGGCGCCCCCTGAAGATTACCCCGCCCACCGTGGTGGAACTCAAGGTGGTGGACACCCCCCCGGGGGTGCGGGGGGATACGGTCTCCGGCGGGAGCAAGCCCGCCACCTTGGAAACGGGAGCGGTGGTGCAGGTGCCCCTTTTCGTGGAACCTGGCGAGGTCATCAAGGTGGATACCCGCACGGGCCAGTACGTGGGCCGGGCCTAG